Proteins from one Halovivax limisalsi genomic window:
- a CDS encoding purine nucleoside permease gives MTGSLPTPRPLDPTAAVEPAVLVLPAVTYEPPFDERRRWLDRLSIRAAYTIPGAESPLYLSEDGVAVTTTGLGKAPAATTVAALWCADGLDLDATTVISAGIAGAPPERASLGSVFVADAVLDWDRKHRWDPDEVADAESADDQGDGPVTVEPLAYEPEGSLHEPDPTLVERAREATSGLELHVNERVRAFQDRYPAAPDHGPRTGAGPTITSDEFWHGTSVAREVESLCAAYGIDPYVTTQMEDAATATALARFDAADRYLSLRAVANYDRPAPDEHVHESFEGTDASVDLAAENVARAGIGIVNDLLGLL, from the coding sequence ATGACCGGTTCGCTCCCGACGCCGAGGCCGCTCGACCCGACCGCTGCGGTGGAACCCGCGGTTCTCGTCCTCCCCGCGGTCACGTACGAGCCGCCATTCGACGAGCGCCGACGCTGGCTCGACCGGCTCTCCATCCGGGCGGCCTATACGATCCCCGGCGCCGAGAGCCCGCTCTACCTGAGCGAGGACGGCGTCGCGGTCACCACGACCGGTCTCGGGAAGGCGCCGGCGGCGACGACGGTGGCCGCGCTCTGGTGTGCGGACGGCCTCGATCTCGACGCGACGACGGTCATCTCTGCGGGGATCGCAGGCGCTCCGCCGGAACGGGCGTCGCTCGGATCCGTCTTCGTCGCGGACGCGGTCCTCGACTGGGATCGCAAGCACCGCTGGGACCCGGACGAAGTGGCGGACGCCGAGTCAGCAGACGACCAGGGCGACGGCCCCGTCACCGTCGAACCGCTCGCGTACGAACCCGAGGGCTCGCTCCACGAACCCGATCCCACCCTCGTCGAGCGCGCACGCGAGGCGACGAGCGGCCTCGAGCTCCATGTGAACGAGCGCGTGCGAGCGTTCCAGGACCGCTACCCGGCTGCACCGGACCACGGCCCCCGAACCGGCGCCGGACCGACCATTACCAGCGACGAGTTCTGGCACGGAACGAGCGTCGCTCGCGAGGTCGAGTCGCTCTGTGCGGCCTACGGCATCGACCCCTACGTGACGACGCAGATGGAAGACGCCGCGACGGCGACGGCTCTCGCGCGCTTCGACGCCGCCGATCGCTACCTGAGCCTGCGGGCCGTCGCGAACTACGACCGGCCGGCGCCCGACGAGCACGTTCACGAGAGTTTCGAGGGTACCGACGCGTCGGTCGACCTGGCCGCGGAGAACGTGGCGCGTGCGGGGATAGGTATAGTGAATGATTTATTAGGTTTGTTATAA
- a CDS encoding SprT-like domain-containing protein: MLAHARVHARSVADEIDVDLDALEWAVSARAKRRAGVCKWDADDAVATIVLSRRAYETYDRASFEAVVRHELIHAWEFQTFGESDHGARFREVADRLNVSIHCDSFTDPRYRLRCRAGDCDWSLDRHRASKPIKDPKRYRCGDCGGDLFVEHVASGRTWTSAAGYESTRSTLGADW, from the coding sequence ATCCTCGCGCACGCCCGCGTTCACGCGAGATCGGTCGCCGACGAGATCGACGTCGACCTCGACGCGCTCGAGTGGGCCGTCTCGGCGCGGGCGAAGCGTCGGGCGGGCGTCTGCAAGTGGGACGCCGACGATGCGGTGGCGACGATCGTCCTCTCGCGACGGGCGTACGAGACCTACGACCGGGCGTCGTTCGAGGCCGTCGTCAGGCACGAACTCATCCACGCCTGGGAGTTCCAGACGTTCGGCGAGTCGGATCACGGCGCGCGGTTTCGCGAGGTGGCAGACCGCCTGAACGTCTCGATCCACTGCGATTCGTTCACCGATCCGCGCTACCGACTACGGTGTCGCGCCGGCGACTGCGACTGGTCGCTCGATCGCCACCGCGCCTCGAAACCGATCAAGGACCCCAAACGGTACCGCTGCGGCGACTGCGGCGGCGACCTGTTCGTCGAACACGTCGCGAGCGGGCGCACCTGGACGTCCGCCGCGGGCTACGAGAGTACTCGCTCGACGCTCGGCGCCGACTGGTAG
- a CDS encoding HAD family hydrolase has product MRYDAVCFDLDRTLCVSTQDAEAVLASAFDRVGCEPFCGYDDLSALVPEVADATTDLEFHRNLFERAATDAGVDPAHSRPLAEAYLDASDPAAVAFRDGAESIIERARDRADAVGLITNGSRETQSQKLETLGIADAFDESVFVDPDAGVPPKPDPIPFERALAGLGTEPERTIHVGDTVYADVAGANAAGMDSAWLSPPAGADQIEEADSTHRPTYEFASLDGLSSVL; this is encoded by the coding sequence ATGCGATACGACGCGGTCTGTTTCGACCTGGATCGGACGCTGTGCGTCTCGACGCAGGACGCGGAGGCCGTCCTCGCGAGCGCGTTCGACCGGGTCGGTTGCGAACCCTTCTGCGGGTACGACGACCTCTCCGCGCTCGTCCCGGAGGTCGCCGACGCGACGACCGATCTCGAGTTCCACCGGAACCTCTTCGAACGCGCCGCGACCGACGCCGGGGTCGATCCCGCCCACTCCCGGCCGCTGGCCGAGGCGTACCTCGACGCCTCCGACCCAGCCGCCGTCGCGTTCCGCGACGGGGCCGAGTCGATCATCGAGCGCGCGCGGGACCGAGCCGACGCGGTCGGGTTGATCACGAACGGCAGCCGGGAGACGCAGTCACAAAAACTCGAGACGCTCGGGATCGCCGACGCGTTCGACGAGTCGGTCTTCGTCGACCCGGACGCCGGCGTGCCGCCGAAACCCGATCCGATCCCGTTCGAACGGGCCCTCGCGGGGCTGGGAACGGAGCCGGAACGGACCATCCACGTCGGCGACACCGTCTACGCGGACGTCGCCGGCGCCAACGCCGCCGGGATGGATTCGGCCTGGCTCTCGCCGCCCGCGGGGGCCGATCAGATCGAGGAGGCGGACTCGACCCACCGCCCGACCTACGAGTTCGCCTCGCTCGACGGGCTCTCGTCCGTGCTGTGA
- a CDS encoding 3-dehydroquinate synthase II, with protein sequence MTRAVWVKADDSVGDWDDRRERVTAALEAGADWVLVDEADVERVRELGEINVAAFRTDGDVSLIDDAEADGTAGSPDVAVVGKNGEGDGTVDLPGDFSGSADLSTLRRDRPVPAGAYVRILNEDYEAFAEAAAAEAEYTIVIGEDWTIIPLENLIARIGEETELVAGVTNAEEARTAFETLELGADAVLLDSADPDEIRRTVEVRDETDRETLDLEWATVRSIEQIGSADRVCVDTGSLMDDDEGMLVGSMSRGLVFVQAETADSPYVAARPFRVNAGAVHAYVRTPGGETKYLSELSSGDAVQVVDRDGGTREAIVGRVKIEQRPMFRVALETESGDRVETLLQNAETVSVATPEGRTAVTDLETGDEIALYYEETARHFGEAVEEQIIEK encoded by the coding sequence ATGACGAGAGCTGTCTGGGTCAAGGCCGACGACAGCGTCGGCGACTGGGACGACCGGCGCGAACGCGTGACGGCCGCCCTCGAGGCGGGGGCGGACTGGGTGCTGGTCGACGAAGCGGACGTCGAGCGCGTCCGCGAACTCGGCGAGATCAACGTCGCCGCCTTCCGCACCGACGGCGACGTCTCGCTGATCGACGACGCCGAGGCCGACGGGACGGCCGGCAGTCCCGACGTCGCGGTCGTCGGCAAGAACGGCGAAGGTGACGGCACGGTCGATCTCCCCGGGGACTTCTCGGGGTCGGCCGACCTCTCGACGCTCCGGCGGGATCGGCCCGTCCCAGCCGGGGCGTACGTCCGCATCCTGAACGAAGACTACGAGGCCTTCGCCGAGGCGGCCGCGGCCGAAGCCGAGTACACGATCGTCATCGGCGAGGACTGGACGATCATCCCGCTCGAGAACCTGATCGCGCGCATCGGCGAGGAGACCGAGCTCGTCGCGGGCGTCACGAACGCCGAGGAGGCCCGCACCGCCTTCGAGACGCTCGAACTCGGGGCCGACGCCGTCCTCCTCGACAGCGCCGACCCCGACGAGATCCGCCGGACCGTCGAAGTCAGGGACGAGACCGACCGCGAGACGCTCGACCTGGAGTGGGCGACGGTCCGGTCGATCGAGCAGATCGGCTCCGCCGATCGCGTCTGCGTCGACACGGGGAGCCTGATGGACGACGACGAGGGGATGCTCGTCGGCTCGATGTCCCGCGGGCTCGTCTTCGTCCAGGCGGAGACGGCCGACTCACCCTACGTCGCCGCTCGCCCCTTCCGCGTCAACGCGGGCGCCGTCCACGCCTACGTCCGCACGCCCGGCGGTGAGACGAAGTACCTCTCCGAGCTCTCGAGCGGCGACGCCGTCCAGGTGGTCGACCGCGACGGCGGGACCCGCGAGGCGATCGTCGGCCGGGTCAAGATCGAACAGCGCCCCATGTTCCGCGTGGCGCTCGAAACCGAGTCGGGCGACCGCGTCGAAACCCTGTTGCAGAACGCGGAGACGGTCTCGGTCGCCACGCCCGAGGGGCGCACGGCCGTCACCGACCTCGAGACCGGCGACGAGATCGCCCTCTACTACGAGGAGACCGCGCGACACTTCGGCGAGGCGGTCGAGGAACAGATCATCGAGAAGTAG
- a CDS encoding zinc ribbon domain-containing protein, with product MSWIRALAAAALSLVFPGSGHALLRDWVQAFLFGTLFVLSIALLLPVDELAALASDSQISSVAQYRAFSTEVSATIEANTGLLEQFTLSFLALFAAIHAGMRGLQLTGEPESGEATPSCPHCGKPLDDDLTFCHWCTTRLDEEPDQPPV from the coding sequence ATGAGCTGGATCCGCGCCCTGGCGGCCGCCGCCCTTTCGCTCGTCTTTCCGGGGAGTGGGCACGCGCTCCTTCGCGACTGGGTACAGGCGTTTCTCTTCGGGACGCTCTTCGTCCTCTCTATTGCCCTGCTGCTGCCCGTCGACGAACTCGCGGCGCTCGCGAGCGACTCACAGATCTCGAGCGTGGCACAGTACCGGGCCTTCTCCACCGAGGTCTCGGCGACGATCGAGGCGAACACGGGTCTGCTCGAGCAATTTACCCTGTCGTTTCTCGCCCTGTTCGCCGCGATTCACGCGGGGATGCGGGGGCTGCAACTCACGGGCGAGCCGGAGTCAGGTGAGGCGACGCCCTCCTGTCCCCACTGCGGAAAGCCGCTCGACGACGACCTGACGTTCTGTCACTGGTGTACGACGCGACTGGACGAGGAGCCCGACCAGCCGCCCGTCTGA
- a CDS encoding type I 3-dehydroquinate dehydratase: MNFESFVLAAATDTLADASAPAVREHADAVEFRLDLADDPLTALRSYDGPLPIIATNRADWEGGASGGPDRLDTLERAIEVEPVAAVDVELAAIRRGTARSLLERASERGVAVIASVHDFEATPSERAMERLLARASEHADVAKLAVTPDAPADTLALLSATARATERGLSVATMAMGQLGAHTRVVAPIYGSTIGYAPVDAERATAPGQLPVAELAGLYERLCSERGN; this comes from the coding sequence ATGAACTTCGAATCGTTCGTCCTCGCGGCCGCCACGGACACGCTGGCCGACGCGTCGGCGCCGGCCGTTCGCGAGCACGCCGACGCCGTCGAGTTTCGGCTGGACCTGGCCGACGATCCCCTGACCGCGCTCCGGTCGTACGACGGCCCGCTGCCGATCATCGCGACCAACCGGGCCGACTGGGAGGGCGGTGCGTCGGGCGGACCGGATCGGCTCGACACCCTCGAACGCGCGATCGAGGTCGAGCCCGTCGCGGCCGTCGACGTCGAACTGGCGGCGATCCGGCGCGGGACGGCCCGCTCGCTCCTCGAACGGGCGAGCGAGCGCGGCGTCGCCGTCATCGCGTCGGTCCACGACTTCGAGGCGACCCCGTCCGAGCGGGCGATGGAGCGGCTGCTGGCCCGCGCGAGCGAGCACGCCGACGTCGCGAAACTCGCCGTCACGCCGGACGCGCCGGCGGACACGCTGGCCCTCCTGTCGGCGACGGCGCGGGCGACCGAGCGCGGCCTGTCGGTCGCGACGATGGCGATGGGGCAACTGGGGGCGCACACGCGCGTCGTCGCGCCCATCTACGGCTCGACGATCGGCTACGCGCCGGTCGACGCGGAGCGCGCGACGGCACCCGGCCAGCTACCGGTCGCCGAACTCGCCGGGCTTTACGAGCGATTGTGTTCGGAACGAGGGAATTAA
- a CDS encoding transcription initiation factor IIB — protein MTNASQSTRVRRSEQRTTETEDESTHDHVTCPECSGQLVADDEHGETVCSDCGLVVAEDSVDRGPEWRAFDASEKNEKSRVGAPTTNTMHDKGLSTNIDWRNKDAYGNSLGSRQREKMQRLRKWNERFRTRDSKERNLKQALGEIDRMASAVGLPTNVRETASVIYRRALEEDLLPGRSIEGVSTACVYAAARQAGVPRSLDEIADVSRVEKNEIARTYRYVVRELGLEVQPADPESYVPRFASGLDLSDESEHRARSLLKNAKEKGVHSGKSPVGLAAAAVYAAALLTNEKTTQAAVSEVADISEVTIRNRYHELLEAEETIGMA, from the coding sequence ATGACGAACGCATCACAGTCCACACGAGTACGACGTAGCGAACAACGAACGACCGAGACCGAAGACGAATCCACCCACGATCACGTCACCTGCCCCGAGTGCAGCGGCCAGCTCGTCGCCGACGACGAGCACGGCGAGACCGTCTGTTCGGACTGTGGCCTGGTCGTCGCCGAGGATTCCGTCGACCGCGGCCCAGAGTGGCGCGCCTTCGACGCCAGCGAGAAGAACGAGAAGTCCCGCGTCGGCGCCCCGACCACCAACACGATGCACGACAAGGGCCTGTCGACCAACATCGACTGGCGCAACAAGGACGCCTACGGCAACTCGCTCGGCTCTCGCCAGCGCGAGAAGATGCAGCGCCTGCGCAAGTGGAACGAGCGCTTCCGGACGCGTGACTCCAAGGAGCGCAACCTGAAGCAGGCGCTCGGCGAGATCGACCGCATGGCCAGCGCCGTCGGCCTGCCGACGAACGTCCGCGAGACGGCGTCGGTCATCTACCGCCGCGCGCTCGAAGAGGATCTGCTCCCCGGCCGATCCATCGAGGGCGTCTCGACGGCCTGCGTCTACGCCGCCGCGCGCCAGGCCGGCGTCCCCCGTTCGCTCGACGAAATCGCCGACGTCAGCCGCGTCGAGAAGAACGAGATCGCCCGCACCTACCGCTACGTGGTGCGCGAACTCGGCCTCGAGGTCCAGCCCGCCGACCCCGAGAGCTACGTGCCGCGCTTCGCCTCGGGCCTGGATCTCTCCGACGAGTCGGAGCACCGCGCTCGATCGCTCCTGAAGAACGCCAAGGAGAAGGGCGTCCACTCCGGCAAGTCGCCGGTCGGCCTCGCGGCCGCCGCGGTGTACGCCGCCGCCCTCCTCACAAACGAGAAGACCACGCAGGCCGCCGTCAGCGAGGTCGCCGACATCTCCGAGGTCACGATCCGCAACCGCTACCACGAACTCCTCGAGGCCGAGGAGACCATCGGGATGGCCTGA
- a CDS encoding DUF7123 family protein, with protein MSSAMASTLSGKQHRILEYLRERGQTKTYFKSRLIGEELGMTAKEVGSNITSLQEGDFDIDIEKWGYSSSTTWKVEVN; from the coding sequence ATGAGTTCCGCGATGGCGAGCACCCTCTCGGGAAAGCAACACCGCATCCTCGAATACCTCCGCGAACGCGGTCAGACGAAGACGTACTTCAAATCTCGTCTGATCGGCGAAGAACTCGGCATGACCGCGAAGGAGGTCGGGTCGAACATCACCAGCCTGCAGGAGGGCGATTTCGACATCGACATCGAGAAGTGGGGCTACTCCTCGAGCACCACCTGGAAAGTCGAGGTCAACTGA
- a CDS encoding DUF6149 family protein: protein MKLRQNARHFASRKALELPGVRAVARRGLVRLHTRVFLGKADPDHAEDRREHLEDLFDVTVDSYLAALRAGHDEAEAREITHLQANFDFYNHGWTEMMEIPSDELEAHYERYAPFFEERGITIDDPLGDFETGPIAAAPSTPDRLDDPVHPHAEGGFADDAYVEGPDGELTIGGRAEPESVPLSDAVGVGQRTATGEDSDDSCRD, encoded by the coding sequence ATGAAGCTCCGCCAGAACGCGCGTCACTTCGCCTCCCGCAAGGCACTGGAACTCCCCGGCGTTCGAGCGGTGGCCCGTCGCGGCCTCGTCCGCCTCCACACGCGGGTATTCCTCGGGAAGGCCGACCCGGACCACGCCGAGGACCGCCGCGAACACCTCGAGGACCTCTTCGACGTGACGGTGGACAGCTACCTGGCCGCGCTCCGGGCGGGCCACGACGAGGCCGAGGCGCGGGAGATCACGCACCTCCAGGCCAACTTCGACTTCTACAATCACGGCTGGACGGAGATGATGGAGATCCCGTCCGACGAACTCGAGGCTCACTACGAACGGTACGCGCCCTTCTTCGAGGAGCGGGGGATCACGATCGACGATCCTCTCGGCGACTTCGAAACCGGGCCGATCGCGGCGGCGCCCTCGACGCCCGACCGGCTCGACGACCCGGTCCACCCCCACGCCGAGGGCGGCTTCGCGGACGACGCGTACGTCGAAGGCCCGGACGGCGAACTGACCATCGGCGGACGTGCGGAGCCGGAATCGGTGCCGCTATCGGACGCCGTCGGCGTCGGGCAGCGGACGGCTACGGGCGAGGACTCGGACGATTCCTGCCGGGACTGA
- a CDS encoding NAD(P)/FAD-dependent oxidoreductase — MSEYVIIGDGIAGSSAAETLREEDPDSSITVITDEGEPLYNRILIKEHAKGKLPEAPISIHDESWYDERDITLSLNTHVTRIDTDAKTVRTHEGEEIPYDKLLVASGGTPTQLPVPNSDADGIYHFWTFQDARGIKEAAEAAERGVAVGAGLLGIDFAAVMGSQDVEGKYLMRGDRWWRYALSGDGAEIIHDGLREMGVEPVFDSGVDHFEVDDDGHVTAAVDPNDERYPCEFAGVAIGLTFNTEFLRGTDVERDGGIAVDEFMQTGVEDVYAAGDITRFFDTLIGQEAQNGSWGSAKEQGRVAAVNMAADDEAEGFEWVSSYSITHFDFPFLSFGHPTVGDDHVEQRYSETEWRRVALQDGRIVGGVLIGDLSQQRPLKQLMREQRDVRGQTDRLLDEQIDVDAFAPAQEQ, encoded by the coding sequence ATGAGCGAGTACGTCATTATCGGCGACGGAATCGCGGGCAGTTCCGCCGCCGAAACCCTTCGCGAGGAGGATCCCGACTCCTCGATCACCGTCATCACGGACGAAGGGGAACCACTGTACAATCGCATCCTGATCAAAGAACACGCCAAGGGAAAGCTGCCCGAAGCGCCGATCTCGATCCACGACGAGTCCTGGTACGACGAGCGGGACATCACCCTCTCGCTGAACACCCACGTCACCCGGATCGACACCGACGCGAAGACGGTGCGCACCCACGAGGGCGAGGAGATCCCCTACGACAAGCTGCTCGTCGCCTCCGGCGGGACGCCGACCCAGCTCCCGGTGCCCAACTCCGACGCCGACGGCATCTACCACTTCTGGACGTTCCAGGACGCCCGCGGTATCAAGGAGGCCGCCGAGGCGGCCGAGCGGGGCGTCGCCGTCGGGGCCGGTCTGCTGGGCATCGACTTCGCCGCGGTGATGGGCTCCCAGGACGTCGAGGGCAAGTACCTGATGCGCGGCGATCGCTGGTGGCGCTACGCGCTCTCGGGCGACGGCGCCGAGATCATCCACGACGGGCTGCGCGAGATGGGCGTCGAACCCGTCTTCGACAGCGGCGTCGATCACTTCGAGGTGGACGACGACGGCCACGTCACCGCCGCCGTCGACCCGAACGACGAGCGCTACCCCTGCGAGTTCGCCGGCGTCGCCATCGGCCTGACGTTCAACACGGAGTTCCTCCGCGGGACCGACGTCGAGCGCGACGGCGGCATCGCCGTCGACGAGTTCATGCAGACGGGGGTCGAGGACGTCTACGCCGCGGGCGACATCACCCGCTTTTTCGACACGCTCATCGGCCAAGAGGCCCAGAACGGGTCCTGGGGGTCGGCCAAGGAACAGGGTCGCGTGGCCGCCGTCAACATGGCCGCCGACGACGAAGCCGAAGGCTTCGAGTGGGTCTCCTCGTACTCGATCACGCACTTCGACTTCCCCTTCCTCTCCTTCGGCCACCCGACGGTCGGCGACGACCACGTCGAGCAGCGCTACAGCGAGACCGAGTGGCGCCGCGTCGCCCTGCAGGACGGGCGGATCGTCGGCGGCGTCCTCATCGGCGACCTCTCCCAGCAGCGGCCGCTCAAACAGCTGATGCGCGAACAGCGCGACGTCCGCGGGCAGACCGACCGGCTGCTGGACGAGCAGATCGACGTCGACGCCTTCGCACCCGCACAGGAGCAGTAG
- a CDS encoding M23 family metallopeptidase, whose translation MDWDSYRFDPTNLGYLGFLAALGWFVDSLRPLAIFGFFFLFWFWPLGSTVRSIASPAEDPTDWIQLGDRRYYGTYFLTMLPTMVNPYVVLASLGQIGGQLVILARYSLRLPGPEDRTQTVDYRLPFDGTWTVINGSVRREHSHSWSMYTQRYAYDFLITDEQGRTHLGDGRENEDYYCFDEPIRAPAGGVVVDVADGHRDGPRPGGSLDVFQRDIRGNYVTIDHGDVYSVLAHLTPGSFAVDEGQRVERGELIGRCGNSGNSTEPHLHFHVQDHPNFYLGMGLPIEFERVRIERPTEGTTTTAERAYVEAGQRVSHGREGPRTDRETRTATPER comes from the coding sequence ATGGATTGGGACTCGTACCGGTTCGACCCGACGAACCTCGGATATCTCGGCTTTCTCGCCGCACTCGGCTGGTTCGTCGACTCGTTGCGGCCGCTCGCGATATTCGGGTTCTTCTTTCTGTTCTGGTTCTGGCCGCTCGGGTCGACGGTGCGGTCGATAGCCTCCCCGGCCGAGGACCCGACCGACTGGATCCAGCTCGGGGATCGGCGGTATTACGGGACGTACTTCCTCACGATGCTGCCGACGATGGTGAACCCGTACGTGGTGCTGGCCTCGCTCGGACAGATCGGCGGACAACTCGTGATCCTCGCCCGTTACTCGCTCCGGCTGCCGGGCCCCGAGGACCGAACCCAGACCGTCGACTACCGCCTCCCGTTCGACGGGACCTGGACGGTCATCAACGGGAGCGTCCGTCGCGAACACTCCCACTCGTGGTCGATGTACACCCAGCGCTACGCCTACGACTTCCTGATAACCGACGAGCAGGGGCGAACTCACCTCGGGGACGGGCGCGAGAACGAGGACTACTACTGTTTCGACGAACCGATCCGGGCACCGGCCGGCGGCGTCGTGGTCGACGTGGCGGACGGCCATCGGGACGGGCCGCGGCCGGGCGGGTCGCTCGACGTGTTCCAGCGAGACATCCGCGGAAACTACGTCACGATCGACCACGGTGACGTGTACAGCGTCCTCGCGCACCTGACCCCGGGTAGTTTCGCCGTCGACGAGGGCCAGCGCGTCGAGCGAGGCGAGCTGATCGGCCGGTGCGGGAACTCGGGGAACTCGACGGAACCCCACCTCCACTTTCACGTGCAGGATCACCCCAACTTCTACCTCGGAATGGGGCTTCCGATCGAGTTCGAGCGAGTCCGGATCGAACGGCCGACGGAGGGGACCACCACGACGGCAGAGCGGGCGTACGTCGAGGCCGGCCAGCGCGTTTCCCACGGCCGCGAGGGTCCGCGTACCGACCGGGAAACGAGGACTGCGACCCCGGAGCGATAG
- a CDS encoding DUF7124 domain-containing protein — MNGGTDMTLAFELAALEELAYPEQVFEDARSWSTYVGVVSEEPTYVVTNFTRKNRIRQDFFSGPRGKKESLEAVKDQFATERQVFIGTSEADEALADEVDWEYLSIEDAADAADWTVAASVEDDVDETEAGEKRDDWP; from the coding sequence ATGAACGGCGGCACCGACATGACCCTCGCGTTCGAGCTGGCCGCGCTCGAGGAACTCGCCTACCCCGAGCAGGTCTTCGAGGACGCCCGCTCGTGGAGTACGTACGTGGGCGTCGTCTCCGAGGAACCGACGTACGTCGTGACGAACTTCACGCGCAAGAACCGCATTCGCCAGGACTTCTTCTCCGGCCCACGCGGCAAGAAGGAGAGCCTGGAGGCCGTCAAAGACCAGTTCGCCACCGAACGACAGGTCTTCATCGGGACGAGCGAGGCGGACGAGGCGCTCGCCGACGAAGTCGACTGGGAGTACCTCTCGATCGAGGACGCCGCCGACGCCGCGGACTGGACCGTCGCCGCGTCCGTCGAGGATGACGTTGACGAGACCGAGGCGGGCGAGAAACGCGACGACTGGCCCTGA
- a CDS encoding DUF5815 family protein codes for MSQPRVPGDEPDGLELPCGETLDPGAVDLGMREYRCPCGQRHAVVLDVHPPTRFFPSSFVDVLRETIEPEDDFEAFGTPHLLGIVLEEFPDRVAVHDAEGDGGVGYAMLWVTDFDARRLHEIVVELVVELMDHAVSHADDDATIAQFETQLAQFDVETFVEEYRGIRDFDSPGDRRV; via the coding sequence ATGAGTCAGCCACGCGTCCCGGGCGACGAACCGGACGGCCTCGAGTTGCCCTGCGGCGAGACCCTGGATCCGGGCGCGGTCGACCTCGGGATGCGCGAGTACCGATGTCCCTGCGGGCAGCGCCACGCGGTCGTCCTCGACGTCCACCCGCCGACGCGCTTCTTTCCGTCGTCCTTCGTCGACGTCCTTCGCGAGACGATCGAGCCCGAGGACGACTTCGAGGCATTCGGCACGCCGCACCTGCTGGGGATCGTCCTCGAGGAGTTCCCGGACCGGGTCGCCGTCCACGACGCCGAGGGCGACGGCGGCGTCGGCTACGCGATGCTGTGGGTCACCGACTTCGACGCCCGCCGCCTCCACGAGATCGTCGTCGAACTCGTCGTCGAACTGATGGACCACGCGGTGAGTCACGCCGACGACGACGCGACGATCGCCCAGTTCGAGACACAGCTCGCCCAGTTCGACGTGGAGACGTTCGTCGAGGAGTATCGAGGGATCAGGGATTTCGATTCGCCCGGCGATCGGCGGGTGTGA